One Ethanoligenens harbinense YUAN-3 genomic window carries:
- a CDS encoding flagellar biosynthetic protein FliQ, translating to MNVTQIAELAHRTLIMAAMLGIPLLVVCLVVGLVVSIFETATQIHEQSLNFLPKLVAVLIVLLVAGGWMVSQLSSFTREVFQAIAGKV from the coding sequence TTGAACGTCACACAGATAGCCGAGCTTGCGCACCGCACGCTCATCATGGCGGCCATGCTGGGCATCCCGCTGCTGGTGGTCTGCCTGGTGGTGGGGCTGGTGGTGTCCATCTTTGAGACGGCCACTCAGATCCACGAGCAGTCGCTGAACTTCCTTCCCAAGCTGGTGGCGGTGCTTATTGTGCTGCTGGTCGCGGGCGGCTGGATGGTCTCGCAGCTGTCCTCGTTCACGCGCGAGGTGTTCCAGGCCATCGCGGGCAAGGTGTAA